The Sphingopyxis fribergensis genome contains a region encoding:
- a CDS encoding long-chain-fatty-acid--CoA ligase, with protein MDSRFSWSTDYRHPTKWDQEFAPLSLPDMLAASVARRGDAPMLDFLGRQFSYAEVARGAARVARGLQQRGIGKGSRVGLFLPNVPHYVAAYYGALAAGATVVNFSPLYTVAELEAQVEDSGTDTLFTISAAALLPTALQVLDGSSLKQLVVGSVAGGLPAAKSMLYRLFKRSEVAALPTDPRIIRFSTLIDNDGKPDPVAIDAEQDIALIQYTGGTTGTPKGAKLTHQNLTANARQVNAIDPDHDAADRILGVLPFFHVFANTCVLNRTILNGGTITMLPRFDAKQALEAITRTKTTALPGVPTMYQALLDHPDLAKTDFSSLRICISGGAPMPGELREKFVAATGASLVEGYGLTESSGVVATNPYEGPVKPGTIGQPIPATHIRLLDKEDASKDAPDGEPGELAVKGPQVMQGYWNRPDADKDSFTDDGWLRTGDVAVVEAGGYIRIVDRLKDMIAVGGFKVYPSVIEAHLYEHPAVKEAIVLGVPDAYRGEAPKAFVTLEDGFNVSGEALAAWLNPQLGKHERVNAVEVRLNLPKTMIGKLDRKALRAEEKTSAKA; from the coding sequence ATGGACAGCCGCTTTTCCTGGTCGACCGATTATCGCCACCCCACGAAATGGGACCAGGAATTTGCGCCGCTGTCGCTGCCCGACATGCTCGCCGCCAGCGTGGCGCGGCGCGGCGATGCGCCGATGCTCGATTTCCTCGGCCGCCAGTTCAGCTATGCCGAGGTCGCGCGCGGCGCCGCGCGCGTCGCGCGCGGGCTGCAACAACGCGGCATCGGCAAGGGTAGCCGCGTCGGCCTCTTCCTTCCCAACGTCCCTCATTATGTCGCGGCCTATTATGGTGCGCTCGCGGCTGGGGCGACGGTGGTCAACTTTTCTCCGCTCTACACCGTCGCCGAACTGGAAGCGCAGGTCGAGGATTCGGGCACCGACACGCTGTTCACGATCAGTGCCGCAGCGCTGCTGCCGACCGCACTCCAGGTGCTCGACGGATCGAGCCTGAAGCAGCTCGTCGTCGGGTCGGTCGCGGGCGGACTGCCTGCGGCGAAATCCATGCTTTACCGCCTGTTCAAGCGCAGCGAGGTCGCGGCGCTGCCCACCGACCCGCGCATCATCCGCTTTTCCACCCTCATCGACAATGACGGCAAGCCCGATCCGGTCGCGATCGACGCCGAACAGGACATCGCGCTGATCCAGTACACCGGCGGCACCACCGGCACGCCGAAGGGCGCGAAGCTGACGCACCAGAACCTGACCGCCAATGCGCGACAGGTGAATGCGATCGACCCCGATCATGACGCCGCCGACCGCATCCTCGGCGTACTTCCTTTCTTCCACGTCTTTGCCAACACCTGCGTGCTCAACCGCACCATCCTCAACGGCGGTACGATCACGATGCTGCCGCGTTTCGACGCGAAGCAGGCGCTCGAGGCGATCACGCGGACGAAGACCACCGCGCTGCCCGGCGTGCCGACGATGTATCAGGCGTTGCTCGATCATCCCGACCTCGCAAAGACCGACTTCTCTTCGCTGCGTATCTGCATCTCGGGCGGCGCGCCGATGCCCGGCGAGCTGCGTGAGAAGTTCGTCGCAGCGACAGGCGCGTCGCTCGTCGAAGGCTATGGCCTGACCGAAAGTTCGGGCGTCGTCGCGACCAACCCCTATGAAGGCCCGGTCAAGCCGGGCACGATCGGCCAGCCGATCCCGGCAACGCATATCCGCCTGCTCGACAAGGAGGACGCTTCAAAGGACGCTCCCGACGGCGAGCCCGGCGAGCTCGCGGTCAAGGGGCCGCAGGTCATGCAGGGCTATTGGAACCGGCCCGATGCCGACAAGGACAGCTTCACCGACGACGGCTGGCTGCGCACCGGCGACGTCGCGGTGGTCGAGGCGGGCGGCTATATCCGCATCGTCGACCGGCTGAAGGACATGATCGCGGTTGGCGGGTTCAAGGTCTATCCGAGCGTGATCGAAGCGCATCTCTATGAACATCCGGCGGTCAAGGAGGCAATCGTTCTGGGCGTTCCCGACGCCTATCGCGGCGAAGCGCCCAAGGCGTTCGTTACGCTCGAGGATGGCTTCAACGTCAGCGGCGAGGCGCTCGCCGCGTGGCTCAACCCTCAGCTTGGCAAGCATGAACGCGTGAACGCGGTCGAGGTGCGACTGAACCTGCCCAAGACGATGATCGGCAAGCTCGATCGCAAGGCGTTGCGTGCAGAAGAGAAAACGAGCGCCAAAGCCTAA
- a CDS encoding Crp/Fnr family transcriptional regulator has translation MSPPPIFTLAAEKLKRLERLSQDDVDAFLALPHRLKWLDPGGYIVREDDRIEHCCVLLDGIAIRHKVTNGGNRQIVSIQIPGDFVDLQNSLLDVADHSVQTLTKAQVALIPVSAIETLIAQRPAVGRALWRDTLIDAAMFREWIVNIGRRDASSRIAHLLCELALRLDLAGMAKDHCYKMPLTQEQLADAVGLTPIHVNRTLRDLERQQLIKREKRTICIVDWPALAELGDFNDRYLHPNLTRDPVDVQA, from the coding sequence TTGTCGCCACCGCCGATTTTTACCCTTGCTGCTGAAAAGCTGAAGCGGCTCGAGCGTTTGTCGCAAGACGACGTCGATGCGTTCCTGGCCTTGCCGCACCGTCTGAAATGGCTCGATCCTGGCGGCTATATCGTGCGCGAGGATGATCGGATCGAGCATTGCTGCGTGTTGCTGGACGGCATCGCAATCCGCCACAAGGTGACCAACGGTGGCAACCGTCAGATCGTTTCGATCCAGATTCCGGGCGATTTTGTCGATTTGCAAAACTCGCTCCTCGATGTCGCCGACCATAGCGTCCAGACGCTGACCAAGGCGCAAGTGGCGCTGATCCCGGTGAGCGCGATCGAGACGCTGATCGCGCAGCGGCCGGCCGTGGGGCGCGCCTTATGGCGCGACACATTGATCGACGCGGCGATGTTTCGCGAATGGATCGTCAATATCGGTCGCCGCGATGCGTCGTCGCGCATCGCACACCTGCTGTGCGAACTTGCGTTGCGCCTCGATCTCGCAGGCATGGCGAAGGATCATTGCTACAAGATGCCGCTGACGCAGGAGCAGCTGGCCGACGCGGTCGGATTGACCCCCATCCACGTCAACCGCACGCTTCGCGATCTGGAGCGGCAGCAGCTGATCAAACGCGAAAAGCGGACGATCTGCATTGTCGATTGGCCGGCACTTGCCGAGTTGGGCGACTTCAACGACCGCTATCTTCACCCCAATTTGACCCGGGACCCCGTCGACGTCCAGGCGTGA
- a CDS encoding Fur family transcriptional regulator, giving the protein MGKHDHPHVEASGASLAKAAQTALEGAGEAWTDMRAEIFDAVAAIGKPASAYEIADIVSQKRGKRVAPNSVYRILDLFVANNLVRRVESANAFVANSHPGCLHDCIFLICDTCGSAVHVDNDKISGGVRAAAEATGFAAERPVIEVRGKCAECQ; this is encoded by the coding sequence ATGGGCAAGCATGATCATCCGCACGTCGAGGCCAGCGGCGCCTCGCTCGCCAAGGCGGCGCAAACCGCGCTCGAGGGAGCGGGCGAAGCGTGGACCGACATGCGCGCGGAGATTTTCGACGCGGTCGCCGCGATCGGCAAACCAGCGAGCGCCTATGAAATCGCCGACATTGTGTCGCAAAAGCGCGGCAAGCGCGTCGCGCCGAACAGCGTCTACCGCATCCTCGACCTGTTCGTTGCCAACAACCTCGTCCGCCGCGTCGAGAGCGCGAACGCCTTTGTCGCGAACAGCCATCCCGGCTGCTTGCACGACTGCATCTTCCTGATTTGCGACACGTGCGGCAGCGCGGTGCATGTCGATAACGACAAGATTTCGGGCGGCGTCCGCGCCGCCGCCGAGGCGACGGGCTTCGCCGCCGAGCGCCCGGTGATCGAGGTG
- a CDS encoding MerC domain-containing protein, protein MTHVASQAPVLTRHAPYLKRWVAVVRAARDSRPLTALSGDQLAMGLSGLCLVHCLATTIFFASIASVGGVFLENHLFHEIGLIVAIGFALITLVSGVLSHGYMMPFAVGSFGLGMMAGALSRPHDGSEVIATMIGVAVVALGHDLNRRARH, encoded by the coding sequence GTGACCCACGTCGCCAGCCAAGCCCCTGTTCTGACGCGCCATGCCCCTTACTTGAAGAGGTGGGTCGCGGTGGTTCGGGCTGCGCGCGATTCGCGGCCGCTGACCGCCCTCAGCGGCGACCAACTGGCGATGGGCCTGTCGGGACTCTGTCTCGTCCACTGCCTCGCAACGACGATCTTTTTCGCCTCGATCGCCTCGGTCGGCGGAGTGTTCCTCGAAAATCACCTGTTCCACGAAATCGGTCTGATCGTCGCGATCGGCTTTGCGCTGATCACACTCGTCTCGGGCGTTCTCAGCCATGGCTATATGATGCCCTTTGCGGTCGGCAGCTTCGGGCTCGGCATGATGGCGGGCGCGCTGTCGCGGCCGCACGACGGCAGCGAAGTGATCGCGACGATGATCGGCGTCGCGGTCGTCGCGCTCGGCCACGACCTCAACCGCCGCGCGCGGCACTGA
- a CDS encoding DUF6894 family protein yields MADTYPPRSYYFHVRNGQGLIRDEEGQMVSPDKSIRQIAIEGARSVMAADVLEGFLDLSGQIEVDDDRHATILTVRFDEAIVMK; encoded by the coding sequence ATGGCCGACACCTATCCGCCGCGCAGCTATTATTTCCACGTCCGCAACGGCCAAGGCCTGATCCGCGACGAAGAGGGGCAGATGGTGTCGCCCGACAAAAGCATCCGCCAGATCGCCATCGAGGGCGCGCGGTCGGTGATGGCAGCCGATGTGCTGGAGGGATTTCTGGACCTGTCCGGGCAGATCGAGGTCGACGACGACCGGCATGCGACGATCCTCACCGTCCGCTTCGACGAAGCCATCGTGATGAAATGA